ctggtcttggccattgtggagaggttggagtctgtttgattgagtgtgtggacaggtgtcttttatacaggtaatgcattcaaacaggtgcagttaatacaggtaatgagtggagaacaggagggctttgagggacagaattcttactggttgtcacatcctggctatgccccaagccatctctgcgctgggctcggggcatagtcaggacaggaggtggcgcatctagccacctccaatccttttggtctccccaattggaggcaggtgtcggtcgttgcctccaattggggaccctatttaagtacCTTATTTTTGCACTtccagtgtggttcattttggttttgcctgTTATCAGTtagcccacgtcactggttgctgctttttttgttttgtttgagttttgttccattaaacatggattatccctGTGACTTCaactctgtgcctgtgtccttccacactcCAGCACGTGacactggttggtaggtgatcaaaaacttatgtcatgcaataaaatgctaattaattatttaaaaatcatacaatgtgattttctggatttttgaagaGTACCTCTGATAAAAAatgcagacctctacatgctttgtaagtgggaaaacctgcaaaatcggcagtgtatcaaatacttgttctccccactgtatgtaacatGCCCCAATATTATCCGGGACCTCCCGATATATAAATGAAGCACTGCATACATCCGTTCCCGGACTAATTGTTCAGCCAGATCTGGGTCTTGGCCATCCTGCCCCCTTGGGTCAGTTCCTGATCCACACGTTCAAAGCCCTTCTCTGTGCTGACACCTCAATGGTGGAGCCAGCTTCACCTTGGAGACTAGGATCGCAATCTACCTATATctacctataaaaaaaaatctgtaaactCACCTTTTCATACAGTACTTAAAATACTTGCACTGCCACCACCTTTCTGTTGCCTTTTGTtaactttttatgtttattatttctatggTTTTCTTACCAGCACAGCCATTTGCTTTTGATAAATTCATTAATTAGAATTCACTTACTGCTAAACTGTGTGATTCTTTCACCtttctcttttaaaatgtatggactTACCGTACGTTGCTTTGGATAAAAGGgtcaattaaatgtaaaatataagtAATCTAATTAGAAAggtaacataaaatataaatatataatctaaatgtaaaatgtatagttCTGTTGTGAAGAGTTTCAGGTTTGTAGGTGTTACCTCGAATTATAACAAAGGCAAAAGAAACATTCaaaattcatttttaattcaataaatttaatttaattggtaTTTAACTCATTGCACATTTGCCTCAAGTGCAGACTCATCATATTTACCCAATGTAAAGCTTTAGAAAATACAATCTCAGTCCTTTCTGTCAGTTATGATTCTGAGTGCTTTTACCTtagttgtaaataaaatatatggcaTATTGACAGGTAAACAACACTTGATTAATACTTTCTGTTCATTCTGTAAAGTAAACATTGAGAAAAAGGGCAGCATTACGGGTCATACATATATTCATATGGTTTTGTAGGTAGtgatacatttctttctttcccttttcccATCCCATGTAAATACTCTATGTTAATAGTTTTTTATAGCTCATGACCTACCCGTTGTATACCAAAATCCCATCAACCACTGGGCTTCTATCTTCTAATTATTGTATTGGCACCTGAAAGGGGCAGACTTCCCTCCTCatcattttagaatgttttgtaTACATGCTTCATATTGCACATAAACATGGAACTTCACTGCCCATTAAACAAGAGTTTTCAACAGGTTTACAATACATAACATCTCtctcaaattaaaaaaatagttGTAATCAACTGTACACAATACTAAAAACAATGTGCTGTTTTCCAGATAGTGTGCTGGACTCTTGTAACATGCCCTTTCTAGGTTCAGCCCATACTTTAGTCTGCTTCCTTCCAATTTCACCTCTTACCTCCGGAAGTAGAGTTCTCATTATTGAGGTCTCTCTGCATGGTATTTCCTGTGTCTATACCGTCCGTTCTTCTCCTTGGCCGTGTTGATGCAGGCATTGTGTTTGTTGCTCTGCAAGTGGTTCCAATATTTTACCAGTTCGTTGGGCTGGAACTGGTGAGAGGTGATGAGGTGGCTGTACTTACAGCTGGAATAAGACACCCTCCAGTGGTTGAAGAGGAACTCGTTAGGTGGTGGTGTGGGGTCGATGCGGAGCTTGGCCAGGCAGATACCCACATAAACGTCCTCCAGGTGCAGTCTTCGTATGCTGAGAGATGCCTGATAtattctctccgccatgtccccAGAGAAAACATACCCTGTCCCTGAGCAGAAGATCGGGTACCTTTCACTAGGGTACAGCTCTGGAGGCATGTACCACTTGCTGTCCTTGTTGCGGTTTGGCGCATATCCTCTCATCAGATAGCCTGTGAAGTAACTCTGTCTGGGCGGCAGCTCTGGCTTCAGAAGCTTCTGGATGAGATACTCAGTGTTGACAAACATAtcactgtctgtcttcattACGTAGCGTGCCTGCGGGCAGTAGTTGGCCACCCAGTTCATGCCCATTAGAGTTTTGATGGTGAGGTTGTAGTATGTGTCTTGGTAGTCTTGCTGAATGATGTCATTGTAGACCCGGCTCTCCTCCTCGATGGCATTCTGGGTGTACCTGTCCATGCTCTGCCCCAGACCCAGCAGGAAGAGTCGGACAAAACCCAGGCCCATGGCCACGCTCTCGTTGCCCCACGTCTGCCGGATAGCATTCCTGGCATCTGCCTGGCCTGGCTCTGCAGCAATCAGCAGCACGAGAAACGGGTTGCTGTCCCGGCATTTGAATGGCTCATTGAGGATGTAACGGTAGGGCTGAGCATTGAGCCTCCCTCCCACACCCATCTCCTGCTGTAAACTGTTGTTGGCACTCATCGAGTTCTCCAGTCCCGTTACACCAACCATGATTCCACCACCACCCTCACTCTGCTGGGAGCTGAGGTTGAGCTGGGGCTTGGGAGGTACGTAGCCCATCTCCCTCCACAAGCTTCGCAGACTCAGGCTCTGGTTAGTCTCGGCCTTGGATGTGCGTAAGCCCTTAACGGTGTAGGCCAAGGGGTTGTCCCGAGGTGTGCTCCGGCCCGGCAGCCAATCCTGGTGactgatgaagaggaagagtgtGAAGAGGAGGGCTAGGGATAGGAGGCCTGCCACGTGGGTCCGGAAGAGTGAGCGCTTCACCGTCCAGGTCATCTTGATAGGGCAGCAGTGCCGCCGTCTCCACTGCATGGTGGATCAGCAGGATGGCGAGGCGACGGTCGGTCACATGCAATCACGTCAAACATGTGTTTTCCAACAGCCAGAGGGTTTTCTCAGTTGTCATACAGGTGGGAGTGTGCCCTCTAGGTGGAGCTAGTGGTTGCAATATAGGGCCCCCTAGTAGAGCTAGCAACGCAATACTTGGGGCTCCACACAGAGCAAAGAGGGAGACGTTTTAGCTCTCTGGATGATTTAGCCTGGTGATATGTGAGCCCCCTCACGGAGTTATCTGGAGGATTCTCTTGTCCCTTAGCCGAGCTAGGATGGTGCTGACTCAGTGGCCATTTAGGCAGGTCCCAGGCTCAACACTGGCTCTGCAGAAACACTGACGATCATACTGCAGGTCTGCTCTCCTTTAGATAAGAGAGTTGCCTCATCTGTGAATAACCTCTCTTATCTGGAAAGAAAGAACAGAGAAACATGGATTGGCAAATGTTCAGAACCTTGCCACCACTGTAGCATTTTATGGCGTTGAGTCATGCGTCAATTATTTAAGTTGTAGAGATGTTGTTTCTATGAATTTTCCATCGATTAATGTCacaagattttttatttttactaatcaatttaaatatgaaattatttggTGCACTTTTACTAAACCAAATAATGTTACTTCATTCACTATAGGAACAGCCTCTTCTAATTTATCCAGTTTCCATGCGAGCAACAAAAACTGAGCAATGCAACCCTATGCTTTATGTATAGTAACCGTCCTGCATGGGATTGTTCATGGTGGTATGTGGAGGCTGTATGAAGAGTGTGAACAATACGTCTGGATGAAGAATAATtgatgttagtgtgtgtatgctcCTGGGGAAGGTAGGGTCTTAATGTGTGCGTGAGTGCTCGGGCATACGAGCATGACTGTTATATACTGCTGAGGGATTAACCAAAATGCACAGTATTTCAGGttattaaacaattaatttagtgACATTGGTTCAATTACTTGATCTCtgtttaattttttctttgtgagACCAGCACACTTTTTCTCTTGGGATAAATCGAATCATTCACAAGAGAAATTAGGTCAAGAATGTAGCACTGGGCGGTAGTTTTCATTCAAGTATTCAACCTAATTCAGTGCAGAAACGTGATAATTAACCACAATGACCATAATTAATTCAGCCATTTTTTTTCAAGCCCAGAGGAGGATACCCAGACCACATCAGACTGCAGATGAGCAATTCAACACAATGCTATGAGGCAGAGTTTGTGAAATAGCTCTACCCAACGTATAATTAGTAGGTGGTAATAAGCCATCTTTAAAATATGTGTTATCTACTTTcaagaataaataaatggtGTGACAGCTCTGCAGTATAGCTTTAAAAACTCCTGGGGCCTAAgcaattgtttttttacatttgggcttataaacatataaatatgtaatgtttatgtGGAACATTTCctcaattaaaaatgttctttgcgaaccctttttcttacacaaatatgcactgTTTCACAAttaatgtgaacagaacaatgaataAATTCACCTTTTGTGCAAGCAGTACAATACGTTTTTGACAtccattatttttctatttgtcATTGGATTCAGACCACACAaacatgtggaacagttctctcattccaaatatatttttcaaactctttttcttacacaaatatgcattgtactacaaaatatttgaagagaacaatgaaataattcacctttTGTGCATGCAatccattattatttttctatttctcatTGAAATCAGACCACTCACAACCATGTGGAACTGTTCTCACATTCCAAATATGTAAAGCAGacaaaatacagctccagaaaaaattaagagaccactgcactttttctttcctttccaaaaaagttgaaaaggaaagttttgagtgaggaacagaagcgttcaatttgcaatggtctcttgattttaacccttctgttcctcactcaaaaccttccttttcgacttttgtGTTCTGGTCACTCAGCTATCCAGCGCATGGAAACCGAAAAGAACTATGGATACATTGGGTAAAAGTGTTTTACGTTTAGCCATTttatactactactaataatacttAAAGCTGTTGAAAACACTTAGGCTATCCTTTCTCTGTCTATGCGCACCGTTATTATGCTCCGTTACCATTCCTCCTCTGTGTTCTAGACACTCACCTATTCAGGTCGTGCCAACCGAAATGGACATGCCTACAAAGTCCTTTCGATTTGCTAGAATACTTAAGAGTtaccttcccctgattgggtaaaagaaaatattctgCCTAGCAACATCCTTCCAGTGGTCGATGGAgcattacatttcaaaaatcAGCAACCCTTTCATCGGTCAGGTGCGCCTTAGTGTTAGGTTGCATTGGATGGATGATGACAACCAGGAAATGCGCCACGTAAACACAATGCATATGGCCATTTTCAGTGGAATCTCAGGAACACCGCAAAGGAAACTGAATCTCTCTATCACAAACCGTTTTGGAAATATGTAATACTGTGTCATTATTAGGCAGATATACCTACAGCGTGGGCGGATGCGCCTAATCCGTCCCCAGTAGCTTTGACTGCATGctaaaataaaggaaaaacGTCAAGGTAAAAAATTCTATAAGTATCTAGAAATGTACTGACGGAATGTGATTCCACTGTTCTACAGCCAATTCCAAAATATTGTGTATTTGTGGTGATGGAAAATGCTTGTCCAGAATCTCTAACCAATATTTTGATTGGTTAAAATCATATGACAATTCTTTTACATTGATTTAactattcattttaatataataactATTATAGTTATTCAGTAACTATTAATGACCTCTGGATAGAGTTTTGTCACATGAAGAATCTGTGTTAGCAACCAAACATTTGACGTCGGTTTCACCCACACCAGATTATCCTTGAAGTAATCTCTTTTAGACAGACTAAGCAAACAAAAAAGGGACTGTAGATTGCTAGATTGTCTCGGTCTATTCTAATGCTCAGTTTTTGAAGTCAGTACTGATTGTGAAAATCAAAGCTCAGTGGAGAGAACTTCTTATATCACACTGTCGGATGAGCAATGGACATACACTCTCAAAAACATACTTCACGCTCATCCTCCGTCTGTGCAAAACATGGCctcattacatttaaatttgtaCATTGTATTTTGCTGATGTGCTTTAGCTCATTTCCCAGTAGTTAAAGCACTAATGAACTACACACCGCATCCCATTGTCcctggttggtccctggatgggagaccagatgctgctagAGAAACTGTTGGAAAACTGTTATGAAGAAATGTTGGAGGTGATTAACCTGTTTCGAGTGAAATAGGCTGACTCTGTagtgctgtgtgtatgtgtgtgcgcgtgtgtgcaacGGTCAGTAAGACCACTCTCTTGCCGCCATCCACTCCAGCCTCTTAGCCTTCCCTGCAACTACAGCGTGGGAGCGGGCCTTATCAATAGCTGTGTTTAAGGAAAACAGTGCTTCACACTAAGTGACAGATACATGttagcagagatggggacaagtcacacatggtcaagtccaagcaagtctcaagtcttaaccatcaagtctcgagtcaagtctcaagtcacagttcagataaatcaagcaagtcaagtcaagggttcacccaaagcaagtcaagtcgagtccttataagtttcaagtcaagtcacagtactaaagagatgaacacacacacacactgtcctctgtttctgacgtgcggtGCGAAGCTCAAtttcaaaattaaatatttttctcccccgcggtacaattttttggggggacgaagcggagggatcttgaatcagcctgaaggggttgtattcgctataacaaccgcctcactataccttatcccgcttattacatggctacctaccaaataaattaataatttgacacaaaatattgatttcaaaaggaatttattgatttaaaaacgattgtattgcttcctctaaagaaaatagtccgttccgtctctggttagaatcctgctgcgtccatagcaacgcgctgtttttcatggcaacggtctgttatcaagaaataacacgcattctgcactggaattcagccaatcgatgtaataagggctaataataacaaccttataaactaattattgtgactgaaaaactacctaatatgtaattacgctgtaattattcttgtctgtatgagtaaaaaaaaacctcttcgaaatgtttaggtgctagtaatcacatcggcgcctccatgttagcctttcatgcagtaaagttaactgttatggtgtaagcacaatgctttttagtttccacacgcagtccacaaacacttgaacaTGCgaacatttaatacagacattatagcctatgtgtaataatatacatgcccgctcattttaagatgtccatcaacataaaaattcaggctatgccactgttatagtcaaattcccttacatctatttaccagacgtattcagtaatgataatggtcacatttctaactagaaaaaaaactaaacataatatgcaaccaaggccaaattatgacaaacaaaagattaattaattacattagtaacttaattgttatagatcttagtgaaactgaatataaagagattactttcttacctttccttgtggttcttaaaatgacgaatgacaTTTGACGTTGTAGTTGTCGTGTCAGATACTcttgtgttgcatattttgcatctggcaaatctttttttattcacacggtccagttcaaagtccttgtatccaaacgatactatttgtgaaGCTCAACTAACGTTAcggtctgccatgtttggcgcggtttgaattgtgcagcgttaaaggcacatacgctgattagtggtgctgatgtcacaacatataaaataattttattgctgtttgtttattataagttcaagtcattgttaagtcttccacttcaagtcaagtctcaagtaacttgttctcaagtcaaagtcaagtcaagtaattttcatactttaatcaagcaagtcaaaaGTCCTGAAAATCATGTGagtcgagtcccccacctctgcatGTTAGCACCTGAAAGTAGCCGTTTTTCCCGCCATCACggataattaaaataatatggCTACTCTTTCTTGCGGTACTGCACCTGCAATTTAACCATATCATTTATATTTCATGATCCTCATTACTCCCTACTTAACTGTAGCTATCGACTAACCAATGGCCGGATCTTTAGGCAAAGTATTCAGTCCATGAGTGCTTTTACTGCCAGGAAATTAGACTTGATAAACTGAATTGAAATACAGTAACTTTGCTGGACATGAACTTCACTAGACATGCTGGCTTGCCACTGTAATTATCATACTCCTTCAGCCAAATTTGCAGAGTCTTCAGTATCACTCCGCACATCTAGAAGGTAATTAGAACCCCTCCcttcaaataataattattaatagAAGTTTAACCAAGAGGTAGAATAAACGGCAACTAAAA
The nucleotide sequence above comes from Esox lucius isolate fEsoLuc1 chromosome 8, fEsoLuc1.pri, whole genome shotgun sequence. Encoded proteins:
- the b3galt2 gene encoding beta-1,3-galactosyltransferase 2; protein product: MQWRRRHCCPIKMTWTVKRSLFRTHVAGLLSLALLFTLFLFISHQDWLPGRSTPRDNPLAYTVKGLRTSKAETNQSLSLRSLWREMGYVPPKPQLNLSSQQSEGGGGIMVGVTGLENSMSANNSLQQEMGVGGRLNAQPYRYILNEPFKCRDSNPFLVLLIAAEPGQADARNAIRQTWGNESVAMGLGFVRLFLLGLGQSMDRYTQNAIEEESRVYNDIIQQDYQDTYYNLTIKTLMGMNWVANYCPQARYVMKTDSDMFVNTEYLIQKLLKPELPPRQSYFTGYLMRGYAPNRNKDSKWYMPPELYPSERYPIFCSGTGYVFSGDMAERIYQASLSIRRLHLEDVYVGICLAKLRIDPTPPPNEFLFNHWRVSYSSCKYSHLITSHQFQPNELVKYWNHLQSNKHNACINTAKEKNGRYRHRKYHAERPQ